In a genomic window of Saccharothrix sp. HUAS TT1:
- a CDS encoding AMP-binding protein — protein sequence MIVAGPSVEIPDRTLTAFVLERAEQHGDTVAVVDHLGKGERTFTELVAEVRRTAAGLHARGFGKGDVVAMLSPNVPEYPIAFHAAALVGCTVVALNPLDTADDLADRLNESGARLLVTAPSEVAKATALVGRTKVEEVVVFGEAEGATPFAALASDGPVPDPDVDPAEDVVTLLHSSGSTGSPKGVMLTHRNMIAKALLTSLVAPTGRGEKALAMPPFHHAFGLSMMMNASLLQGTTLVTMPRFEPEAFLKAIDDHRIARLYVVPTIAVLLAKSPLVDRYDMSSLRSIVSGGATLDPATARAVRERIGCDISQGYGLTESMVSFMQDLDPETPASVGRTAPGVECKIVDVTTGAELGPDQDGEILIRGPQVMKGYLNAAEATAAALEPDGFLRTGDLGHVDANGELFIVDRIKELIKYKGQQVSPVELEAVVMTHPKVADAAVIGVADEEASEVPKAFVVAREPITPEELMAFVAERVAPYKKIRQVEFVDQIPRTPVGKIERRTLKERAQAA from the coding sequence GTGATCGTCGCCGGCCCGAGCGTCGAGATCCCCGACCGCACCCTGACGGCGTTCGTGCTGGAGCGCGCGGAGCAGCACGGCGACACCGTGGCCGTGGTCGACCACCTGGGCAAGGGCGAGCGCACCTTCACCGAGCTGGTCGCCGAGGTCCGCCGCACCGCCGCCGGGTTGCATGCCCGCGGCTTCGGCAAGGGCGACGTGGTCGCGATGCTGTCGCCGAACGTGCCCGAGTACCCGATCGCCTTCCACGCCGCCGCCCTGGTGGGCTGCACGGTCGTGGCCCTCAACCCGCTGGACACGGCGGACGACCTGGCCGACCGGCTGAACGAGTCCGGCGCGCGGCTGCTCGTCACCGCGCCGTCCGAGGTGGCCAAGGCGACGGCCCTGGTCGGCCGCACGAAGGTCGAGGAGGTCGTGGTGTTCGGCGAGGCGGAGGGCGCGACGCCGTTCGCCGCGCTGGCCTCCGACGGCCCGGTGCCGGACCCGGACGTGGACCCCGCCGAGGACGTCGTCACGCTGCTGCACTCCAGCGGCAGCACCGGCTCGCCCAAGGGCGTCATGCTGACGCACCGCAACATGATCGCCAAGGCGCTGCTGACCAGCCTGGTCGCGCCGACCGGGCGGGGCGAGAAGGCGCTGGCCATGCCGCCCTTCCACCACGCCTTCGGCCTGTCGATGATGATGAACGCGAGCCTGCTCCAGGGCACGACCCTGGTCACCATGCCGCGCTTCGAGCCCGAGGCGTTCCTCAAGGCCATCGACGACCACCGCATCGCGCGGCTGTACGTCGTGCCGACGATCGCGGTGCTGCTGGCCAAGAGCCCGCTGGTCGACCGGTACGACATGTCGTCGCTGCGCTCGATCGTCTCCGGCGGCGCCACCCTCGACCCGGCCACCGCGCGGGCCGTCCGGGAGCGCATCGGCTGCGACATCAGCCAGGGCTACGGCCTCACCGAGTCGATGGTGTCGTTCATGCAGGACCTCGACCCGGAGACGCCCGCCTCGGTCGGCCGCACCGCGCCCGGCGTCGAGTGCAAGATCGTGGACGTCACCACCGGCGCCGAGCTGGGCCCGGACCAGGACGGCGAGATCCTGATCCGCGGCCCCCAGGTGATGAAGGGCTACCTCAACGCCGCGGAGGCCACCGCCGCGGCGCTGGAGCCGGACGGCTTCCTGCGCACCGGCGACCTCGGCCACGTCGACGCCAACGGCGAGCTGTTCATCGTCGACCGGATCAAGGAGCTCATCAAGTACAAGGGGCAGCAGGTGTCCCCGGTCGAGCTGGAAGCGGTCGTCATGACGCACCCGAAGGTCGCCGACGCGGCCGTCATCGGCGTGGCCGACGAGGAGGCCAGCGAGGTGCCGAAGGCCTTCGTGGTGGCCCGGGAGCCGATCACGCCGGAGGAGCTGATGGCGTTCGTCGCCGAGCGCGTCGCGCCGTACAAGAAGATCCGGCAGGTCGAGTTCGTCGACCAGATCCCGCGCACGCCGGTCGGCAAGATCGAGCGCCGCACGCTGAAGGAACGCGCCCAAGCCGCCTGA
- a CDS encoding carboxymuconolactone decarboxylase family protein has translation MRTTVQAGLRGLSTSQVRQVRPVRYGKGDPVVARVYRELERDFGVLAPPIALHASSPDVLAASWLMLRETLLVPGSVPRAQKEAVSTAVSETNNCPFCISMHSSMLIDLVGYRGGTIPEPAARAAGEWATANASPDTGAAHPVPFPVGQAPEMVGTAVILQYLNRMVNIFLGELPLPPGAPAASMTVVRRVLVWLIKSAERRGPLPGTSFDLLPDAPLPEDMRWAEGHPAIAGAYARGAATIEGAGRRTVPAEVRQLVLEHLERWDGRPPGISRGWVEESIAVLPEGQRDAGRLALLTALASYQIDQPVLDRYRAGQPDDRSLIDLTSWSSLAAARRVGSWMRIREGEPDPLPPTAHTAHE, from the coding sequence ATGCGAACAACAGTGCAGGCCGGCTTACGCGGGCTGTCGACCTCCCAGGTGCGCCAGGTGCGCCCGGTGCGGTACGGCAAGGGCGACCCGGTCGTGGCCCGCGTCTACCGGGAGCTGGAGCGCGACTTCGGCGTGCTCGCGCCGCCGATCGCGCTGCACGCGTCCTCACCGGACGTGCTGGCGGCGAGCTGGTTGATGCTGCGCGAGACGCTGCTGGTGCCGGGATCGGTGCCGCGGGCGCAGAAGGAGGCGGTGTCGACCGCCGTCTCGGAGACCAACAACTGTCCCTTCTGCATCTCGATGCACTCCTCGATGCTGATCGACCTGGTCGGCTACCGGGGCGGCACGATCCCCGAGCCGGCGGCGCGGGCCGCCGGGGAGTGGGCCACCGCGAACGCGAGCCCCGACACGGGCGCCGCGCACCCGGTGCCGTTCCCGGTCGGGCAGGCGCCGGAGATGGTCGGCACGGCGGTGATCCTGCAGTACCTCAACCGGATGGTGAACATCTTCCTGGGCGAGCTGCCGCTGCCGCCCGGCGCGCCGGCGGCGTCGATGACCGTGGTGCGCCGGGTGCTGGTGTGGCTGATCAAGTCGGCCGAGCGCCGCGGTCCCCTGCCGGGCACGTCGTTCGACCTGCTGCCCGACGCGCCGCTGCCCGAGGACATGCGCTGGGCGGAGGGCCACCCGGCCATCGCCGGGGCCTACGCGCGGGGTGCGGCCACCATCGAGGGAGCCGGTCGCCGCACGGTGCCCGCCGAGGTGCGGCAGCTGGTGCTGGAGCACCTGGAGCGCTGGGACGGCCGTCCACCGGGGATCAGCCGCGGGTGGGTCGAGGAGTCGATCGCCGTGCTGCCGGAGGGTCAGCGGGACGCCGGTCGGCTGGCCCTGCTGACGGCGCTGGCGTCCTACCAGATCGACCAGCCGGTGCTCGACCGCTACCGCGCCGGGCAGCCGGACGACCGGTCGCTGATCGACCTGACGTCCTGGTCCAGCCTCGCCGCGGCCCGGCGGGTGGGCAGCTGGATGAGGATCCGCGAGGGCGAGCCCGATCCCCTGCCGCCGACGGCGCACACCGCGCACGAGTGA
- a CDS encoding SDR family NAD(P)-dependent oxidoreductase codes for MSDLSGSTTIVVGASRGLGHGIATAFAEAGASVVAVSRTEAKFAEPANGRITAEVADAGEDGVARALIERHRPRTVVLVAGASPHMVPLQDQTWESFSTNWESDVRITFHWLRDILLTPLGRGGRVIVISSGAALNGSPLSGGYAGAKATQRFIAGYAQGEAEREGLDIAFTSVHPRFAPMTGVGAPAVAAYAARAGRPVEEFVKQIGPVLDPEIAGAAVVELARAEVADLAPGYVLNGAGLKKLP; via the coding sequence ATGAGCGACCTGTCCGGCAGCACCACGATCGTCGTCGGCGCCAGCCGCGGCCTCGGCCACGGCATCGCCACGGCCTTCGCCGAGGCGGGCGCGTCGGTGGTCGCCGTGTCCCGCACCGAGGCGAAGTTCGCCGAACCGGCCAACGGCCGCATCACCGCGGAGGTCGCCGACGCGGGCGAGGACGGGGTGGCGCGCGCCCTCATCGAGCGCCACCGCCCCCGGACCGTCGTCCTGGTGGCCGGCGCGAGCCCGCACATGGTCCCGCTGCAGGACCAGACGTGGGAGTCGTTCTCCACCAACTGGGAGTCCGACGTCCGGATCACGTTCCACTGGCTGCGCGACATCCTGCTCACGCCGCTGGGCAGGGGCGGCCGGGTGATCGTGATCAGCAGCGGCGCGGCGCTGAACGGGTCGCCGCTGAGCGGCGGGTACGCCGGGGCCAAGGCCACCCAGCGCTTCATCGCGGGCTACGCCCAGGGCGAGGCCGAGCGCGAGGGGCTGGACATCGCCTTCACGTCGGTGCACCCCAGGTTCGCGCCGATGACCGGTGTCGGCGCGCCCGCGGTCGCGGCGTACGCGGCGCGCGCGGGCCGTCCCGTCGAGGAGTTCGTCAAGCAGATCGGCCCCGTGCTCGACCCGGAGATCGCCGGCGCCGCCGTGGTCGAGCTGGCCCGCGCCGAGGTCGCCGACCTCGCGCCCGGTTACGTGCTCAACGGCGCCGGGCTGAAGAAGCTGCCCTGA
- a CDS encoding p-hydroxycinnamoyl CoA hydratase/lyase, whose amino-acid sequence MITLETVNLEIDGPKATIYLNRPDKKNAMNPQMHRDMNQALDEIEAAGTVKAVVVTGVGDSFSSGMDLEECFLQPFDDPQLFYKTNLIALKWFQRLKAFPAVTIAKVNGFAFGGGFLVAGLCDLAIADEEVLFGLSEINFGIFPAGGATWAAAHNLPRKQALYYILTGDTMTGAEAAQHGLVNKAVPADQLDEVTDKLVRKIVKKNPVTLALAKQVYETNRRQELPAAIDYDQAKLWELSRLSGNEWINVALKQFEKRAYQPGLSTYDREGVKS is encoded by the coding sequence ATGATCACGCTGGAAACTGTGAACCTCGAGATCGACGGACCGAAGGCGACTATTTACCTGAACCGGCCGGACAAGAAGAACGCGATGAATCCGCAGATGCATCGCGATATGAACCAGGCCCTGGACGAGATCGAGGCCGCGGGCACCGTCAAGGCGGTCGTGGTGACCGGTGTCGGCGACAGTTTCAGCTCCGGCATGGACCTGGAGGAGTGCTTCCTCCAGCCGTTCGACGACCCGCAGTTGTTCTACAAGACGAACCTGATCGCGCTGAAGTGGTTCCAGCGGCTGAAGGCATTCCCGGCGGTGACCATCGCCAAGGTGAACGGCTTCGCGTTCGGCGGCGGTTTCCTGGTGGCGGGCCTGTGCGACCTGGCCATCGCGGACGAGGAGGTGCTGTTCGGCCTCTCCGAGATCAACTTCGGCATCTTCCCGGCCGGCGGCGCGACCTGGGCGGCGGCCCACAACCTGCCGCGCAAGCAGGCGCTCTACTACATCCTCACCGGCGACACGATGACCGGCGCCGAGGCGGCCCAGCACGGCCTGGTGAACAAGGCGGTGCCCGCCGACCAGCTGGACGAGGTGACCGACAAGCTCGTCCGCAAGATCGTGAAGAAGAACCCGGTCACGCTGGCCCTGGCCAAGCAGGTCTACGAGACCAACCGCCGGCAGGAGCTGCCCGCCGCCATCGACTACGACCAGGCGAAGCTCTGGGAGCTGTCCCGGCTCAGCGGCAACGAGTGGATCAACGTGGCGCTCAAGCAGTTCGAGAAGCGCGCCTACCAGCCCGGTCTGTCCACCTACGACCGGGAAGGGGTGAAGTCGTGA
- a CDS encoding TetR/AcrR family transcriptional regulator has translation MSPRKLDPETRAALVDIAARLLAEHGAEALSTRKIAAEAGTSTMAVYTHFGSMSGLVREMVHEGFARLERQFAGVRRTDDPVADMAVLGHAYRQNAKANSHLYAVMFGGQSLAGFSLTDEDRQYGRYTLITVVDCATRCIEAGRFRDGDPLLVAHEMWIATHGLVNLELGGYLIDPVDADRCYETILNSLLIGVGDDSTAAAASMATARERRRHEVEAEVEPAASRS, from the coding sequence GTGAGTCCACGGAAACTGGATCCGGAAACCCGCGCCGCGCTCGTCGACATCGCCGCGAGGCTCCTGGCCGAGCACGGCGCCGAGGCGCTGTCCACCAGGAAGATAGCCGCCGAGGCCGGCACGTCCACCATGGCCGTCTACACGCACTTCGGCAGCATGAGCGGCCTGGTCCGGGAGATGGTGCACGAGGGCTTCGCCCGGCTGGAGCGCCAGTTCGCCGGCGTCCGCCGGACCGACGACCCGGTCGCCGACATGGCCGTGCTCGGCCACGCCTACCGGCAGAACGCCAAGGCGAACTCGCACCTGTACGCGGTGATGTTCGGCGGGCAGTCGCTGGCCGGGTTCTCGCTGACCGACGAGGACCGCCAGTACGGCCGGTACACGCTGATCACGGTCGTGGACTGCGCCACCCGCTGCATCGAGGCGGGCCGGTTCCGCGACGGCGACCCGCTGCTGGTCGCGCACGAGATGTGGATCGCCACGCACGGCCTGGTCAACCTGGAGCTGGGCGGCTACCTGATCGACCCGGTCGACGCCGACCGCTGCTACGAGACGATCCTGAACAGCCTGCTGATCGGCGTCGGCGACGACAGCACGGCCGCGGCGGCGTCGATGGCGACGGCGAGGGAGCGCAGGCGGCACGAGGTCGAGGCCGAGGTGGAACCGGCCGCGAGCCGGTCCTGA
- a CDS encoding CRTAC1 family protein, with the protein MTSTASWLRRQLPGVMALVLVAATFLVARLPEVSADEKQEIAAQFGFQPETIALPGGFTQQTIRQVNQRYQHINAWISSVGSAVALNDLDGDGLSNDLCYVDVRIDQVVISPAPESGEEPRYEPFALSTGSLPVNDVMAPMGCVPGDFNEDGRVDLLVYMWGRTPILHLARTDATGMADDTYEPTELVPGKSSGAYDGPQWNSNSATVADFDGDGHDDIFIGNYFPEGPVLDPSKSTGVEMNHSMSAGFNGGEDYIFLFKGATAGSEPSTEWEKSDPFARDVSKGWALASSANDVNGDLLPELYVGNDFGPDRFLYNESTPGNLSFRLVEGSKGPMEPKSKNVGIDSFKGMGVDFGDLNDDQVYDMYVSNITTSFGIEESHFAFMSTESDVNQVTSYLKDGEAVWEDESAPLQLAWSGWGWDVKIADLDNNSESEVLQATGFVKGDVNRWPQLQELATANDALLDNPLWWPIVGPGDDVGGNQHFHFFAKNREDFYSDLSHQLGLAAPIPTRGIATGDIDGDGKLDMAISRQWADPVLYRNTGGTGNGFVGLRLTHDEESADGAFPAAGSPVIGAQVTITTASGKKLINRVDGGSGHSGKRSHEVHFGLGSEDRAVEAHVKWRDRDGDIHEQDMTLTPGWHDIQLGDQAKEK; encoded by the coding sequence GTGACCTCCACAGCCAGTTGGCTGCGCAGGCAACTACCCGGCGTCATGGCACTCGTGCTCGTCGCGGCCACGTTCTTGGTGGCCCGGCTGCCGGAGGTGTCGGCCGACGAGAAGCAGGAGATCGCGGCCCAGTTCGGGTTCCAGCCCGAGACCATCGCCCTGCCCGGTGGCTTCACCCAGCAGACCATCCGCCAGGTGAACCAGCGCTACCAGCACATCAACGCCTGGATCTCCTCGGTCGGCTCGGCGGTCGCGCTGAACGACCTCGACGGCGACGGCCTGTCCAACGACCTCTGCTACGTCGACGTGCGGATCGACCAGGTGGTCATCTCGCCCGCGCCGGAGTCGGGCGAGGAGCCCCGCTACGAGCCGTTCGCGCTGTCGACCGGCTCGCTGCCGGTGAACGACGTGATGGCGCCGATGGGTTGCGTCCCCGGCGACTTCAACGAGGACGGCCGGGTCGACCTGCTCGTCTACATGTGGGGCCGCACCCCGATCCTGCACCTGGCCAGGACCGACGCCACCGGCATGGCGGACGACACCTACGAGCCGACCGAGCTGGTGCCGGGCAAGTCGTCCGGCGCCTACGACGGCCCGCAGTGGAACTCCAACTCCGCGACCGTCGCCGACTTCGACGGCGACGGCCACGACGACATCTTCATCGGGAACTACTTCCCCGAGGGCCCGGTGCTGGACCCGTCCAAGAGCACCGGCGTGGAGATGAACCACTCGATGTCCGCCGGCTTCAACGGCGGCGAGGACTACATCTTCCTGTTCAAGGGGGCCACGGCGGGCTCGGAGCCGAGCACGGAGTGGGAGAAGTCCGACCCGTTCGCCCGGGACGTGTCGAAGGGCTGGGCCCTGGCGTCCAGCGCCAACGACGTCAACGGCGACCTGCTGCCCGAGCTGTACGTCGGCAACGACTTCGGCCCGGACCGCTTCCTGTACAACGAGTCCACCCCCGGCAACCTGAGCTTCAGGCTGGTCGAGGGCAGCAAGGGGCCGATGGAGCCGAAGTCCAAGAACGTCGGCATCGACTCGTTCAAGGGCATGGGCGTCGACTTCGGCGACCTGAACGACGACCAGGTGTACGACATGTACGTCAGCAACATCACGACGTCGTTCGGCATCGAGGAGTCGCACTTCGCCTTCATGAGCACCGAGAGCGACGTGAACCAGGTCACCTCCTACCTGAAGGACGGCGAAGCGGTCTGGGAGGACGAGAGCGCCCCGCTGCAGCTGGCCTGGTCCGGCTGGGGCTGGGACGTGAAGATCGCCGACCTGGACAACAACAGCGAGTCGGAGGTCCTGCAGGCCACCGGCTTCGTCAAGGGCGACGTCAACCGCTGGCCCCAGCTGCAGGAGCTGGCCACGGCCAACGACGCGCTGCTGGACAACCCCCTGTGGTGGCCGATCGTCGGCCCCGGCGACGACGTCGGCGGCAACCAGCACTTCCACTTCTTCGCCAAGAACCGGGAAGACTTCTACAGCGACCTGTCCCACCAGCTCGGCCTGGCCGCCCCGATCCCGACCCGCGGCATCGCCACCGGCGACATCGACGGCGACGGCAAGCTGGACATGGCGATCTCCCGGCAGTGGGCCGACCCGGTCCTCTACCGCAACACCGGTGGCACCGGCAACGGCTTCGTCGGCCTGCGCCTGACCCACGACGAGGAGAGCGCCGACGGCGCGTTCCCCGCCGCGGGCTCGCCGGTCATCGGCGCCCAGGTGACGATCACCACGGCGTCCGGCAAGAAGCTGATCAACCGCGTCGACGGTGGCAGCGGCCACTCCGGCAAGCGCAGCCACGAGGTCCACTTCGGCCTCGGTTCCGAAGACCGGGCCGTCGAGGCGCACGTCAAGTGGCGCGACCGCGACGGTGACATCCACGAGCAGGACATGACACTGACCCCGGGTTGGCACGACATCCAGCTCGGCGACCAGGCCAAGGAGAAGTGA
- a CDS encoding DUF899 domain-containing protein: protein MTQPKVVSREEWLEARKALLEKEKEVTRARDMIAEERRKLPMVKVEKDYVFEGPNGSRLSLLDLFEGRRQLIVRHYMFAPGATEGCIGCSMQTDSVGELAHMWARDTTFVLVSRAPVADFTPFKQRMGWTIPWYSSFGSDFNYDYEVSTDKGESPGVSAFYRDGDDVFFTYSIFDRGGDIFKNFYNYLDITHLGRQEDVLEHPWDWWRFKDTYDLEESTGPGDNWWNGTRYKS, encoded by the coding sequence ATGACGCAACCCAAGGTTGTCTCCCGCGAAGAGTGGCTGGAGGCCAGAAAAGCGCTGCTGGAGAAGGAGAAGGAAGTCACCCGCGCGCGCGACATGATCGCGGAGGAGCGGCGCAAGCTGCCGATGGTGAAGGTGGAGAAGGACTACGTCTTCGAGGGGCCGAACGGCAGCAGGCTGTCGCTGCTCGACCTGTTCGAGGGCCGCCGCCAGCTCATCGTCCGGCACTACATGTTCGCGCCGGGCGCGACCGAGGGCTGCATCGGCTGCTCGATGCAGACCGACAGCGTCGGCGAGCTGGCGCACATGTGGGCCCGCGACACCACCTTCGTCCTGGTCTCCCGTGCGCCGGTGGCGGACTTCACGCCGTTCAAGCAGCGCATGGGCTGGACGATCCCGTGGTACTCGTCGTTCGGCAGCGACTTCAACTACGACTACGAAGTCTCGACCGACAAGGGCGAGTCGCCCGGCGTCAGCGCGTTCTACCGCGACGGCGACGACGTGTTCTTCACCTACTCGATCTTCGATCGCGGCGGTGACATCTTCAAGAACTTCTACAACTACCTCGACATCACCCACCTGGGGCGTCAGGAAGACGTCCTGGAGCACCCGTGGGACTGGTGGCGCTTCAAGGACACCTACGACCTGGAGGAGTCCACCGGCCCCGGCGACAACTGGTGGAACGGCACCAGGTACAAGTCGTAG
- a CDS encoding helix-turn-helix domain-containing protein — MHDAVQRAIKMMRANYYEPLTLRDVAGAALVSPFHFSRLFHAAVGVPPGRYLTAVRLFEAKRLLLTTWMNVADIVATIGYSSVGTFTTRFTRAVGLSPTQYRNPEVSGLLAAVALPDFDNPLETASTVFDPVPLPRHGGGGSFVGTLDVPERDEGSEVVVGLIDDLIPRSATLSTALVRRPSDFELVVGGPAARCVAVVTRRGPSAAGVRFAGGLGHPLAIGAGQRLGVAVRLRDHVRAPAPAVAGRR, encoded by the coding sequence GTGCACGATGCCGTTCAGCGCGCCATCAAGATGATGCGTGCGAACTACTACGAGCCCCTGACCCTGCGCGATGTCGCGGGTGCGGCGCTGGTCAGTCCCTTCCACTTCTCGCGGCTGTTCCACGCGGCCGTCGGCGTGCCGCCGGGGCGGTACTTGACCGCGGTCCGATTATTCGAGGCGAAACGGTTGCTGCTGACCACGTGGATGAACGTCGCGGACATCGTCGCCACCATCGGGTACAGCAGCGTCGGCACGTTCACCACGAGGTTCACCCGCGCGGTCGGCCTCTCGCCGACCCAGTACCGCAACCCGGAGGTCAGCGGCCTGCTCGCGGCCGTCGCGCTGCCCGACTTCGACAACCCGCTGGAGACCGCCTCGACGGTGTTCGACCCGGTCCCGCTGCCCCGCCACGGCGGCGGTGGCTCGTTCGTCGGCACGCTCGACGTCCCCGAGCGGGACGAGGGCTCCGAGGTCGTCGTCGGCCTCATCGACGACCTGATCCCGCGCAGCGCGACCCTGTCGACCGCGCTCGTGCGGCGGCCCTCGGACTTCGAGCTGGTGGTCGGCGGCCCGGCGGCGCGCTGCGTCGCGGTCGTGACGCGGCGGGGCCCGTCGGCGGCGGGCGTGCGGTTCGCGGGCGGCCTGGGGCACCCGCTCGCGATCGGCGCGGGGCAGCGCCTGGGTGTCGCGGTCCGGCTGCGCGACCACGTGCGGGCGCCGGCGCCCGCGGTGGCCGGCAGGCGGTAG
- a CDS encoding cytochrome P450, giving the protein MTATDTAGARRAVPGPPRSETLSLLARMARDRLSVMTSVSRQYGDAVRLRLGPKSMYFFNHPDHAKYVLADNPGNFLKGIGLVHARRALGDGLLTSEGELWKAQRKTIQPVFQAKRIAGKAEVIAQEAAGLVRKLREHRGGGPIDISEEMTGLTLGVLGRALLDADLGAFESIGHSFEAVQNQAMFEMMSLSTVPHWVPLPIQRRFHRARADLDRIVAQLAEERRRNPTGAGDDILSRLVEAVEQESDPVAGHQRMRDEMVTLLLAGHETTASTLSWTFYLADKHPEVWERLHAEAVEVLGDRQPTFQDIPRLKFTTQVIQEVMRLYPPVWILPRVTKEADEIGGYHVPAGADVLICPYTLHRHPGFWEDPDRFDPDRFEAGRSAGRSRYAYIPFGAGPRVCVGSGLGMMEATIVTASVVRELRLATAPGYEARGEPMLTLRVRGGLPMTVRSAA; this is encoded by the coding sequence ATGACCGCGACGGACACGGCGGGCGCGCGCCGGGCGGTGCCCGGCCCGCCGCGCAGCGAGACGTTGAGCCTGCTGGCCAGGATGGCCCGCGACCGGCTCTCGGTGATGACGTCGGTGTCGCGGCAGTACGGCGACGCGGTGCGGTTGCGATTAGGTCCGAAGTCGATGTACTTCTTCAACCACCCCGACCACGCCAAGTACGTGCTGGCCGACAACCCGGGCAACTTCCTCAAGGGCATCGGCCTGGTGCACGCCAGGCGCGCGCTCGGCGACGGCCTGCTGACCAGCGAGGGCGAGTTGTGGAAGGCGCAGCGCAAGACGATCCAGCCGGTCTTCCAGGCCAAGCGGATCGCGGGCAAGGCCGAGGTCATCGCGCAGGAGGCGGCGGGGCTGGTGCGCAAGCTGCGCGAGCACCGCGGCGGTGGGCCGATCGACATCAGCGAGGAGATGACCGGGCTGACGCTCGGCGTCCTCGGCCGGGCGCTGCTGGACGCCGACCTCGGCGCGTTCGAGTCCATCGGGCACTCGTTCGAGGCGGTCCAGAACCAGGCGATGTTCGAGATGATGTCGTTGAGCACGGTGCCGCACTGGGTGCCGCTGCCGATCCAGCGGCGCTTCCACCGCGCCCGGGCCGACCTGGACCGCATCGTCGCCCAGCTGGCCGAGGAGCGCCGGAGGAACCCGACCGGGGCGGGCGACGACATCCTGTCGCGGTTGGTCGAGGCGGTCGAGCAGGAGTCCGACCCGGTGGCCGGGCACCAGCGGATGCGCGACGAGATGGTGACGCTGCTGCTGGCCGGGCACGAGACCACGGCGAGCACGCTCAGCTGGACGTTCTACCTGGCCGACAAGCACCCCGAGGTGTGGGAGCGGCTGCACGCCGAGGCGGTCGAGGTGCTGGGCGACCGGCAGCCGACGTTCCAGGACATCCCGCGGTTGAAGTTCACCACGCAGGTGATCCAGGAGGTCATGCGGCTGTACCCGCCGGTCTGGATCCTGCCGCGGGTGACCAAGGAGGCCGACGAGATCGGCGGTTACCACGTGCCGGCCGGCGCGGACGTGCTGATCTGCCCGTACACGCTGCACCGGCACCCCGGGTTCTGGGAGGACCCGGACCGGTTCGACCCGGACCGGTTCGAGGCGGGCCGCTCGGCCGGGCGGTCGCGCTACGCCTACATCCCGTTCGGCGCGGGTCCGCGGGTCTGCGTCGGCAGCGGCCTCGGGATGATGGAGGCGACGATCGTGACCGCCAGCGTGGTGCGGGAGCTGCGGCTCGCCACCGCGCCGGGTTACGAGGCCCGCGGTGAGCCGATGTTGACGCTGCGGGTGCGCGGCGGGCTGCCGATGACGGTGCGCTCGGCGGCGTGA
- a CDS encoding helix-turn-helix transcriptional regulator, with protein sequence MQSAVERAIDTMWSRYHEPLSLADMADTAILSKFYFSRVFRTLTGTSPGRFLTAIRLTKAKQLLLETSLSVTEISYMVGYNSLGTFTSRFTRSVGVPPARYRALSRGGAPAPSSYPGPARGNQAGAVTGWIGVPETGTPVRVYVGAFRDPIAQGVPVACDLRAGSGPYRLEAMPEGQFYLRAAVVAVDDLDPSPAKRRPLFVGAAESVPVRAGRIAEADIETRSACALDLPILLALPELDSRRATDVELAAPSPAHR encoded by the coding sequence GTGCAGTCTGCGGTAGAACGTGCGATCGACACGATGTGGAGCCGCTACCACGAACCGCTCTCACTGGCCGACATGGCGGACACCGCGATCCTGAGCAAGTTCTACTTCTCCAGGGTCTTCCGGACGCTGACCGGCACCTCGCCCGGCCGGTTCCTCACCGCCATCCGCCTGACCAAGGCCAAGCAGCTGCTGCTGGAGACGTCGTTGAGCGTCACCGAGATCTCCTACATGGTGGGCTACAACAGCCTCGGCACGTTCACCAGCCGCTTCACCCGCAGCGTCGGCGTGCCGCCGGCCCGGTACCGGGCGCTGTCCCGCGGTGGCGCGCCCGCGCCGTCGTCCTACCCCGGTCCGGCGCGCGGCAACCAGGCCGGCGCGGTGACGGGCTGGATCGGCGTGCCGGAGACCGGGACGCCGGTGCGGGTGTACGTGGGCGCGTTCAGGGACCCGATCGCCCAGGGCGTGCCGGTCGCGTGCGACCTCCGCGCCGGCTCGGGGCCGTACCGGCTGGAGGCCATGCCGGAGGGCCAGTTCTACCTCCGCGCCGCCGTGGTGGCCGTGGACGACCTCGACCCGAGCCCGGCGAAGCGCCGCCCGCTGTTCGTCGGCGCGGCCGAGTCGGTGCCCGTGCGCGCGGGCCGCATCGCCGAGGCGGACATCGAGACCAGGTCGGCGTGCGCGCTGGACCTGCCGATCCTGCTGGCCCTGCCGGAACTCGACAGCCGCCGCGCGACCGACGTCGAGCTCGCCGCGCCGTCGCCGGCCCACCGCTAG